Within Runella rosea, the genomic segment AACTCACGACCACGCCTGTCAATGGTAAAGAGCAACGTGACGCATTGGTGGCGCTGCTGCAAACCCTCCAAGCCGATTTTCTGAAAGTACCCGAAATGGTTTTGAAGCTTACACCACCGCGCGCTTTTGGCTACGATGCCAATCCCCGCGAGACCTTTAAACGCCGTACAGGGCTAGTATTCGACCCACTGGGGCCACCTGAGGCTTCGGCAGGTCTTACACTGCGTATGTTGCTCAATCCTGAGCGTTTGAGTCGATTGGTAATTCAATCGTCCTTTCATCCTTCGTTGCTGAGCTTGGAAGAAACCCTCGACCAACTCATTAATGCTACGTGGAAGTCAAACACTTCACGGGCAGGATACGAGGGGGAAATCGCGCGATTAGTGGAAAAAATGACACTCGAAAAACTGCTGGAGTTGTCGAACAACAAAGAAGTGACTCCTCAAGTGAGAGCCGTAGTAATGCTAAAATTGAAAGATCTAGGCTATTGGCTTCAAAATAGAATGACAGCCGATACCAAACAAAAAGCCCATTATTTATTTGCGTCGCATCAAATTGAAACGGCAAAGTCAAACCCTTCTGACCTCAACACAACCACGCCAATGACTCCTCCCGACGGCCAGCCTATTGAATCAGGTTATGATTGGTTAGCGCCAGCCTGCGATTGGGAACTGCCTGCGTTTTCGAAGGGAAAATAACCGAAGTAGAGACGGAGAACCTCTTCCATCTCTACCTGATTAATCAAAAAAGATGCTGGAGATGATGACCAGTAAAAAGAAGACCACAATCACGATTAAATAATAAAACAAATCAATGAAAGGGTAATCTTGACGATTCAGTTTATCTAACCATTTAGAGAACATATCTTTACCGCGTATTTTAATATTCAATGTAGAATATCAAGCTAGCAAAGGACGAAAAACGGCCTTTAGCTACTGACTTTTTCGTACTAATTTTCAGCAAATCTAATGCAAATTTTCGTAAATACGTCCCTCAACGAATCGCTTCGCCAAGCATTGAAACAACAGTTGCCCACGGGGCATTCAGTATTTTTCAAGAATGAATGGTCAGAAACCGAGCAAGCGGCGGCTTTTCAACAATCACAGGTGATTTTGGGAAACCCACCCGTCGCTTGGTTGACAACTGCGCCGCCTTTACTCAAATACTGGCAGTTGGATTCGGCGGGTTTTGACGGCTACAAAAACCTGAATTTGTCCAACGTGGCCATTTGCAACCTGGCCGATTATTTCTCCATTCCCTGTGCCGAAACGATAGTGGCGGGTATTCTGGCTTTTTATCGTGGCGTAGATGAACTCACCTTGCTCAAAGCCGAAAAACGTTGGGTTGGCGCACCGATTCGCTTTCGACTCAATTTACTCACGGGCAAACGTGTGGTGATTTTGGGAGCGGGCAGCATCGGACAAGCCGTCAAAAAAATGCTTTCGGGCTTTGATTGCTCCGTTCAAATGGTTGCGCGCTCTCACCCGAGTGCGACGATTCATTCGCCCGAAGAATTGATGACGGTATTGCCCCAAACTGATTTGGTTATCAACTGTCTTCCCGGCACTGCTAAAGGTTTTTTCACGGCCCAAATGATTGATACTTTGCCAACTACGGCGGTTTTTGCCAACGTAGGACGCGGAACCACGGTAGACGAGCCGGCACTGATTGCCGCTTTGCTGGAAAAACGACTAGCTGGCGCGGTCTTGGACGTGACCGAAGTTGAACCTTTACCAACGGACAACCCGCTTTGGGATATGTCTAATGTGATTCTTACCCAACACACGGGCGGCGGGCAGGCAAGTGAAGATGAAGGAAAAATTGCTTTTTTCGTCAAAAACTTTCAACGCTTTTTAAATGGACAACCTCTTGAAAATCAGATTGATTTAACCCGTGGCTACTAACTCAACCATTATCTGTATTGACATGAAAATCTTCGCATTATTTTTGATTGCCACCTGTTTGTTTACAGGTATTACTGGTTTTTCCCAACAAAATGCCGACGAAAAAGCAATTTTAAAAATTCTCCAAAAGCAAGAAGCCGACTGGAACGCTGGCGATGTAAATTCATTTATGGAAGGCTATTGGAAATCGGACTCCCTCGCGTTTATCGGCGCAAAAGGCCCCACTTACGGTTGGAAAAATACCCTTGAAAATTACAAAGTACGCTACCCCGACCGCGCCACGATGGGCACCCTGAAATTCACGATTTTACGGTTGAATGCGCTGGACAAAAACGCCTATTTTGTTATCGGCAAATGGCACCTTACGCGCCCAGAGAAAGGAGATATTGGAGGACATTACACCCTTGTTTTTAGGAAAATAGGTAGAAAATGGCTCATTGTCAGCGACCATACATCTTAAATCAATCCTCATATTCCACCGCTTTCAGGAGCATTTTTTTCTCAAACTCCCGCAATTCATACCAAATTTTGCGACTTCCTCCCGTTGGGCGCGCGTTGGTATCGCCAGCTCGGTAAATGGGAAACTCGCGCACTAATTGCCCATTTTCAATTTTAAATGAATCATGACCCATATAACCTTCGGCCAACATCGGCAAAAGCGGCTCGGTACGAATAGCATCAAACGAAGTAGGGAGAAATTCGAAGGCGTAGATTTTGCCAAATGAGCCACTTCCGTACGTACTGGAATAAACGTAAATCTCGGGAGAACCGTTGCGATTCAAATCAGCCGCTTCGGCATTGACCACCCATCCGTCCGTTTTTTGTCGGATTAGAATCAACTGCTTGTCGTCGCGGCTTACTTTAATGACCAATTCCCTGACGGCCCCAGATTCAGTGGTGCTGATGTCGAATTGATGCTTTTGAAAAGCAATGGTTTTCTTAAAACTGTCGAAAGCAGGAATATCGGTTTCTTTTTGGTTAAAACGTGAAAATCCCACCAGTGCGAAAATCGCAACCAATAGTACTGAAATTGAGGCTATTTGTGACTTTTTATGCACTAAACCCGATGATTTGCAGAGCTTAAAGAAAGTTGGATATTAACCATTTTTAATTAATACTGAACTACTATCAAAAAAGCGGCCAAAAAGCCGCTTTTTTGATTTTATTTATGCTTTGGTTAAACTTTCTCCAGTTCCACTCCTTTATCTCTCACCAGACGAAACTCTCGAAAACGCCGGATGGTCGACATCATAAAACCGATGACCAAGACAATGGTTCCAATCCATAACACATTGATAAGTGGTTTTTCCACAGCTTTCATCACAATGTAGTCACGTTGTTTGGAATTGACGGCAAAACTGAATGTGCCTGTTTTAGGGTCAATCTCCATAAACTGAACTCGTAAACCCAAATCTTCGTTTACTTCGGGCTTGCGCATCACCATACGGTCCTGATTAATGGCAAAAGTTGGCGTAATGAAGTATTCACGCTCTTTATCTAATATCTTAATTTGTGCTTTTACGGCCACGTCGTTGGGCGTAAGCGCTATTCCTTCCACCTTATCCGTACGGCCTACGCTTTCGAGTACGGCCACAAAATCGTTGACAAAAAATGTGTCCTGCATCGCCACCCGGAAGTTTTCGGTAGGCGACCACTCTTCCGCTTTCTTGGGGTCACTTCCTACTGTTACGTACGAATACAGGTCTTTATTAAGCTCACGTTTAATATCGGGCGATGTCACCAATCCCATTTTTTCGTTGAACTGCACCCGTGGATACAATGTTGCAATACGACCGTTAGGCTCGCGGTATTCAACTTCATAATGCGCGTTTTCGGCGTAGACTGCCACCGTGTCGCCTTTTTTGTGGTACGTTTTTTCGCCGATTGTAATGTCACGCAGACAAACCGCGTGGAAATCACCTTCAATCACGTCTACCCAAGTGTTGGGAACGAACTCAGGCACGTCACGGATTTCGATGCGAGGACCACGGTAAGTCAACAGATAATCCCCCATACGCGTCGGCTGTCCGAGCCACAAGAGGACGTTTTCTTTATTTTCTTTGTTATCCTCCTTCGTAAAATAATCATCTTTTGAAATCAGTAAGCCCGACGCATTCAGCGACACCACTTTTTGATAACCCGATGACCACAAAATTCCAATCAACATCAGCGCCACCCCAATGTGGGTAATAGACCCACCCGATACCCGATAACTACCGCGTAAAACACCGATAATGATGGTAATGTTAGAGACCAACGCAAATACCGCCGCTGTCAATAAAGCGATATAAGGTAGTTTAT encodes:
- a CDS encoding D-2-hydroxyacid dehydrogenase, with translation MQIFVNTSLNESLRQALKQQLPTGHSVFFKNEWSETEQAAAFQQSQVILGNPPVAWLTTAPPLLKYWQLDSAGFDGYKNLNLSNVAICNLADYFSIPCAETIVAGILAFYRGVDELTLLKAEKRWVGAPIRFRLNLLTGKRVVILGAGSIGQAVKKMLSGFDCSVQMVARSHPSATIHSPEELMTVLPQTDLVINCLPGTAKGFFTAQMIDTLPTTAVFANVGRGTTVDEPALIAALLEKRLAGAVLDVTEVEPLPTDNPLWDMSNVILTQHTGGGQASEDEGKIAFFVKNFQRFLNGQPLENQIDLTRGY
- a CDS encoding YybH family protein, translated to MKIFALFLIATCLFTGITGFSQQNADEKAILKILQKQEADWNAGDVNSFMEGYWKSDSLAFIGAKGPTYGWKNTLENYKVRYPDRATMGTLKFTILRLNALDKNAYFVIGKWHLTRPEKGDIGGHYTLVFRKIGRKWLIVSDHTS